The stretch of DNA TCAGCAaggcgcgcgccgccggccggaaCACGCGGCGCCTGCCTCCATCGCCTCCGGGCTTGCCTCTGATCGGCAACCTACACCATGTGGGCGcgctcccgcaccgcgcgctcGCCGCGGCGCACGGCGCGCCCGACCTATTGCGGCTCCGCCTCGGCCAGGTCCCCACGCTGGTCGCatcctccccggccgccgcggctGCGCTCATGCGCGAGCACGACGACGCCTTCGCCACGCGCCCGTACTTCCGCACCGCTGAGATCCTCACCTACGGCTTCCAGGACCTCGTCTTCGCGCCCTACGGCGAGCACTGGCGGCACGTCCGCCGGCTCTGCTCCGCGCACGTCCTTAGCGCCGCTCGGTCCCGCGGCTACGACGGCATGCGGGAGCGGGAGATCGCCGCCCTGGTGCGGACCATCAGGGAGAGCGCCATCTCCTCGCACGCAGGCGTGGTCGACGTGAGCAAGGCGCTGTACGGCTTCGCCAACGGCGTGATCTGCCGGGCGGTGTCCGGGACCGGGAGGCTGtcgc from Panicum hallii strain FIL2 chromosome 3, PHallii_v3.1, whole genome shotgun sequence encodes:
- the LOC112886214 gene encoding cytochrome P450 71C3-like — translated: MELSPLLLLLPLLLVGFFYLSKARAAGRNTRRLPPSPPGLPLIGNLHHVGALPHRALAAAHGAPDLLRLRLGQVPTLVASSPAAAAALMREHDDAFATRPYFRTAEILTYGFQDLVFAPYGEHWRHVRRLCSAHVLSAARSRGYDGMREREIAALVRTIRESAISSHAGVVDVSKALYGFANGVICRAVSGTGRLSREEEGRRSELFRELIE